Proteins found in one Heliomicrobium gestii genomic segment:
- a CDS encoding methyl-accepting chemotaxis protein: MHIFNSIRVKMLSLVGSILLVVCVSLSFISFYNFSSALTKDTSESLADMAELAATIIDKEIQSNFNALEAIASLDLMKSQNTPRESKLALLKAETKRSGFKMMALSDPSGNSLSTNGKESQIGDRAYFKTALSGANAVSDPLISKEDQSLVVSFAVPIKDNDRVVAVLIALYDGNKLSDITNGIHFGDTGKAYMLSKAGTTIAHSNKELVTSMNNDFENIKQDPKLALLVDLEREMVAGKAGAGSYEFNGVTKFMGYGPVKTTGWSIAITAPKAEVFHSVNELTVEIVIVSAVLILIGVGLVYFAVSTLVKPIYQAIKHIGLLAQGDFSQRVPGDFFQRSDEIGDLAHSLDAMQGAVKKIIGSVVDEATTSSTMVNSAQRNMSSLNGEIADISAATEELSAGMEETAAATEELNATSTAIEKSVLSMSQKAQDGAETVFAIRQRAEHLKAKARQSQQFAHATHMEVESKLRAAIEQSKAIEQIRVLSDSILQITAQTNLLALNAAIEAARAGEAGRGFSVVADEIRKLAEESKHSATQIQEVAQRVIASVDNLSFSAEQVLAFIERQVIGDYTSLVETGERYYQDAEYVNTLVSDFHTTAEGLSESIHSIMKAIDEISHANNESASGTQHIAEKASSVLEKATALSEMVTSTRDSFDKMTRVVGEFKI; the protein is encoded by the coding sequence ATGCATATATTTAATAGTATACGGGTAAAAATGCTCAGCCTCGTCGGCTCCATCTTACTCGTAGTTTGTGTGAGTCTTTCGTTCATCTCTTTTTATAACTTCTCATCGGCGCTGACTAAAGACACATCGGAATCACTGGCCGATATGGCCGAGTTAGCGGCCACGATCATCGACAAAGAAATCCAAAGCAACTTCAACGCCCTGGAAGCGATCGCATCACTGGATCTCATGAAAAGTCAAAACACCCCGCGTGAGAGCAAACTGGCTCTCCTCAAGGCAGAAACGAAACGCTCCGGCTTCAAGATGATGGCGCTTAGCGATCCAAGTGGTAATTCCCTTTCAACCAATGGAAAAGAGAGCCAAATTGGAGACAGGGCATACTTTAAAACGGCTCTGTCCGGCGCGAACGCCGTTTCCGATCCGCTCATCAGCAAGGAAGACCAGTCCCTGGTCGTGTCCTTTGCCGTCCCGATCAAGGACAACGATCGCGTCGTCGCGGTGCTCATCGCCCTGTACGATGGCAATAAGCTCTCCGACATCACAAATGGGATCCACTTCGGCGATACGGGAAAAGCCTATATGCTCAGCAAGGCTGGCACCACCATCGCCCATAGCAACAAAGAACTCGTCACTTCGATGAATAACGACTTTGAAAACATCAAGCAAGATCCCAAGCTGGCTTTACTGGTAGACCTGGAACGGGAAATGGTGGCCGGAAAGGCTGGCGCTGGCAGTTATGAGTTCAACGGAGTCACCAAATTCATGGGCTATGGACCCGTCAAGACAACCGGTTGGTCGATCGCGATCACAGCGCCGAAGGCGGAGGTCTTCCACAGCGTCAACGAGTTGACGGTCGAGATCGTCATCGTTTCCGCCGTCTTGATCCTGATCGGGGTTGGCCTTGTCTACTTCGCCGTATCGACCCTGGTGAAACCGATTTATCAAGCCATCAAGCACATTGGATTGCTTGCCCAGGGCGACTTTTCACAACGTGTCCCTGGCGATTTCTTTCAACGTTCCGACGAGATCGGTGATTTGGCCCATTCTCTCGACGCGATGCAGGGCGCCGTTAAAAAAATCATCGGCAGCGTCGTTGACGAAGCGACCACATCATCGACCATGGTGAATTCGGCGCAGCGCAACATGTCATCCTTGAACGGCGAGATCGCCGATATCTCGGCGGCGACGGAAGAACTGTCCGCCGGCATGGAAGAAACCGCTGCGGCCACAGAGGAACTGAACGCCACCTCCACCGCCATCGAGAAATCTGTTTTATCCATGTCGCAAAAAGCGCAGGATGGCGCGGAGACGGTCTTCGCCATCCGCCAGCGAGCGGAACATCTGAAAGCGAAGGCCCGCCAGTCGCAACAATTCGCCCATGCGACCCATATGGAGGTAGAGTCAAAGTTACGCGCTGCCATCGAACAATCCAAGGCCATTGAACAGATCCGCGTGCTTTCCGATTCCATCTTGCAGATCACCGCGCAGACGAATCTGCTGGCTCTAAACGCCGCCATCGAAGCGGCCCGCGCCGGGGAAGCCGGACGAGGCTTCTCCGTCGTCGCCGATGAAATCCGCAAGCTCGCCGAAGAATCAAAGCATTCGGCAACACAGATTCAAGAGGTGGCCCAGCGGGTGATCGCTTCTGTGGACAACCTCTCCTTCAGCGCCGAGCAGGTTCTCGCTTTCATCGAACGCCAGGTGATCGGCGATTATACGTCACTGGTGGAAACGGGAGAGCGCTACTACCAGGACGCGGAATACGTGAACACCCTTGTCTCCGACTTCCACACCACCGCCGAAGGCCTGTCCGAATCGATTCACAGCATCATGAAAGCGATCGACGAGATCTCTCACGCCAATAACGAGTCCGCCAGCGGCACCCAACATATCGCCGAGAAAGCGAGCAGTGTCTTGGAAAAGGCAACGGCCCTATCGGAAATGGTCACCTCGACGAGAGACAGCTTCGATAAAATGACCCGGGTTGTCGGCGAATTCAAGATCTGA